The Trichomycterus rosablanca isolate fTriRos1 chromosome 15, fTriRos1.hap1, whole genome shotgun sequence genome contains a region encoding:
- the LOC134328938 gene encoding histone H3, whose translation MARTKQTARKSTGGKAPRKQLATKAARKSAPATGGVKKPHRYRPGTVALREIRRYQKSTELLIRKLPFQRLVREIAQDFKTDLRFQSSAVMALQEASEAYLVGLFEDTNLCAIHAKRVTIMPKDIQLARRIRGERA comes from the coding sequence ATGGCAAGAACCAAGCAGACCGCTCGTAAATCCACCGGTGGTAAGGCGCCGAGGAAGCAGCTCGCCACTAAGGCTGCCCGCAAGAGCGCCCCGGCTACTGGCGGTGTGAAGAAACCTCACCGTTACAGGCCAGGTACCGTGGCTCTGCGTGAAATCCGCCGTTATCAGAAGTCCACTGAGCTGCTCATCCGCAAGCTGCCCTTCCAGCGCCTGGTTAGAGAGATCGCTCAGGACTTTAAGACCGATCTGCGCTTCCAGAGTTCTGCCGTCATGGCTCTGCAGGAGGCCAGTGAGGCTTACCTGGTCGGTCTGTTCGAGGACACCAACCTGTGCGCCATCCATGCCAAGAGAGTGACCATCATGCCTAAGGACATCCAGCTGGCCCGCCGTATTCGCGGAGAGCGTGCTTAA
- the LOC134328990 gene encoding histone H2A-like, whose product MSGRGKTGGKARAKAKTRSSRAGLQFPVGRVHRHLRKGNYAHRVGAGAPVYLAAVLEYLTAEILELAGNAARDNKKSRIIPRHLQLAVRNDEELNRLLGGVTIAQGGVLPNIQAVLLPKKTEKAAKAK is encoded by the coding sequence ATGAGTGGACGCGGAAAGACCGGTGGTAAGGCTAGGGCTAAGGCCAAGACTCGCTCATCCCGTGCCGGCCTTCAGTTCCCCGTGGGCCGTGTTCACAGACACCTACGTAAGGGTAATTACGCCCAccgtgtgggagctggtgctcctgtctacttggctgccgtgctggagtatctgaccgctgagatcctcgagttggctggtaacgccgccagagataacaagaagtctcgtatcatccctcgtcatctgcagttggccgtgcgtaacgacgaggagttgaacagactgcttggaggtgtaaccatcgctcagggcggtgtgctgcctaacatccaggctgttctgttgcccaagaagaccgagaaagcagccaaggccaagtaa
- the LOC134328467 gene encoding histone H3, translating into MARTKQTARKSTGGKAPRKQLATKAARKSAPATGGVKKPHRYRPGTVALREIRRYQKSTELLIRKLPFQRLVREIAQDFKTDLRFQSSAVMALQEASEAYLVGLFEDTNLCAIHAKRVTIMPKDIQLARRIRGERA; encoded by the coding sequence ATGGCAAGAACCAAGCAGACCGCTCGTAAATCCACCGGTGGTAAAGCGCCGAGGAAGCAGCTCGCCACTAAGGCTGCCCGCAAGAGCGCCCCGGCTACTGGCGGTGTGAAGAAACCTCACCGTTACAGGCCAGGTACCGTGGCTCTGCGTGAAATCCGCCGTTATCAGAAGTCCACTGAGCTGCTCATCCGCAAGCTGCCCTTCCAGCGCCTGGTTAGAGAGATCGCTCAGGACTTTAAGACCGATCTGCGCTTCCAGAGTTCTGCCGTCATGGCTCTGCAGGAGGCCAGTGAGGCTTACCTGGTCGGTCTGTTCGAGGACACCAACCTGTGCGCCATCCATGCCAAGAGGGTGACCATCATGCCTAAGGACATCCAGCTGGCCCGCCGTATTCGCGGAGAGCGAGCTTAA
- the LOC134329015 gene encoding histone H2B-like — protein sequence MPEPAKAAPKKGSKKTVTKTAGKGGKKRRKARKESYAIYVYKVLKQVHPDTGISSKAMGIMNSFVNDIFERIAGESSRLAHYNKRSTITSREIQTAVRLLLPGELAKHAVSEGTKAVTKYTSSK from the coding sequence atgccCGAACCAGCGAAGGCCGCGCCCAAGAAGGGCTCCAAGAAAACCGTCACCAAGACCGCCGGCAAAGGAGGCAAGAAGCGCAGAAAGGCCAGGAAGGAGAGCTACGCTATCTACGTGTACAAGGTCCTGAAACAGGTCCACCCTGATACCGGGATCTCCTCCAAGGCTATGGGCATCATGAACTCCTTCGTCAACGACATTTTCGAGCGTATCGCTGGTGAGTCCTCTCGTCTGGCTCACTACAACAAGCGCTCCACCATTACCTCCAGGGAGATCCAGACCGCCGTGCGCCTGCTGCTTCCCGGTGAGCTGGCCAAGCACGCCGTGTCCGAGGGTACCAAGGCCGTCACCAAGTACACCAGCTCCAAGTAA
- the LOC134328842 gene encoding histone H1-like, with translation MVEEAPAPASSAPAKAPKKKTAAKPKKAGPSVGELIVKAVSASKERSGVSLAALKKALSAGGYDVEKNNSRVKLAVKSLVTKGTLVQTKGTGASGSFKLNKKQTEAKKPAAKKAAAPKVKKAAKKPAAAKKPKKVTAKKPAAKKSPKKVKKPAAAAKKATKSPKKAKKPATPKKAAKSPKKAKAAKPKTAKPKATKAKRAAPKKK, from the coding sequence atggtagaagaagctccagcaccggccagctcggcccccgccaaggctcctaaaaagaagaccgcggccaaacccaagaaagcgggtcccagcgtcggcgagctgatcgtcaaagctgtttccgcttccaaggagaggagcggcgtgtccctggccgccctgaagaaagctctgtctgcaggtggatacgacgtggagaagaacaactcccgcgtcaaactcgccgtcaaaagcctggtgaccaagggcaccctggtgcagaccaagggcaccggcgcctcaggctctttcaagctcaacaagaagcagaccgaggcgaagaaacccgcggccaaaaaagccgccgctcctaaagtgaaaaaggCCGCAAAGAAACCCGCCGCTGCAAAGAAGCCCAAGAAGGTAACAGCCAAGAAGCCCGCCGCTAAGAAGTCCCCCAAGAAGGTCAAGAAACCCGCTGCTGCCGCTAAGAAAGCCACCAAGAGCCCCAAGAAGGCTAAGAAGCCGGCGACCCCCAAGAAGGCAGCCAAGAGTCCTAAAAAAGCCAAGGCAGCCAAACCCAAGACCGCTAAGCCCAAAGCGACCAAGGCCAAAAGAGCTGCACCCAAGAAGAAGTAa